DNA from Capillibacterium thermochitinicola:
GGAAGGGATCGCCTTGGCGGCTTTGGTTGGAATCATTCTCAATCTTGTTTTGCCGAAAACCTTGAACCACAAAGAGGAGAAGGCGGCCGCCGAGGCCAAACAGGAGGGTAATACCAACAGCTAAAGCCAAGAACGGCGGCGCAGAGTTGAATAATAGGCATAAAAAAAGCGGCCTGATAATGGCCGCTTTTTTTACTTTATCCCTGCCCAGCGGTGGATTTCTTCGGCAATCTTGGAGAGAGGGACTTGTTTAACCGCCGCCTTATTTTCCCAGGCTTTCTGGGGCATACCGTAGATGACCGAAGTCTTTTCGTCTTGGCAAATGGTGTAAGCCCCTTTCTCCCGCATGGCTCTTAACCCGGCCGCGCCGTCATCGCCCATCCCGGTAAGAATGATTCCCATGGCATTCACCCCTGCGACTTGGGCGACGGAAAAGAGAGTGTGGTTAATGGAAGGGTTATAGATCGAATCTTTCAGTTTCGGGCCAAGCTTGGCCACATATTTCGCCCCGCTTTTTTGAATGGTCAGGGAGCGGTCTCCCGGCACGATCAGGGCTAGACCGGAAGTGATCAGTTCGCCGTCTTCGGCCTCCTTTACACGGATGCGGGCAATCTGGTTGAGGGAATTGGCAAAAGACGACGTAAACATGGCAGGCAAGTGTTGGATAATCAAGAGGCCGGGAACGTCTGGGTGCAATTGCTTGCAGATCTCGGTTAAAGCGACCGTTCCTCCGGTGGACGCGCCGATGGCGACAATTTTATCGGTTGTGATCTTCAGGCCGTCACTCTTCACCAAGAGGGCCGTAGAATCAGGAGAAGCGGGCGGTTCGGCAACCAGAGGAGAACGGACGATGCTGGCCTGGGCCGCTGTGCGGATCTTCTCAATGATTTCAGTTTTGATTTTCTCCATCCCGCTGAGCAAACCCAGGGTCGGTTTGGCGACAACGTCAACCGCCCCCAAAGCAAGGGCTTGGACGGCGATGTCGCTGTTGGCTTGGGTCCAGGAGCTGATCATGACAACGGGGAGGGGACGGAACTTCATCAGATAACGGAGGAAATCCAGCC
Protein-coding regions in this window:
- a CDS encoding protein-glutamate methylesterase/protein-glutamine glutaminase produces the protein MKKRTCRVLVVDDSAFIRQYLKEIINQTEDLEVVGTAADPLKAIQILKKTDVDVITLDVEMPNMDGLDFLRYLMKFRPLPVVMISSWTQANSDIAVQALALGAVDVVAKPTLGLLSGMEKIKTEIIEKIRTAAQASIVRSPLVAEPPASPDSTALLVKSDGLKITTDKIVAIGASTGGTVALTEICKQLHPDVPGLLIIQHLPAMFTSSFANSLNQIARIRVKEAEDGELITSGLALIVPGDRSLTIQKSGAKYVAKLGPKLKDSIYNPSINHTLFSVAQVAGVNAMGIILTGMGDDGAAGLRAMREKGAYTICQDEKTSVIYGMPQKAWENKAAVKQVPLSKIAEEIHRWAGIK